The following proteins are co-located in the Escherichia fergusonii ATCC 35469 genome:
- the murA gene encoding UDP-N-acetylglucosamine 1-carboxyvinyltransferase, protein MDKFRVQGPTKLQGEVTISGAKNAALPILFAALLAEEPVEIQNVPKLKDVDTSMKLLSQLGAKVERNGSVHIDARDVNVFCAPYELVKTMRASIWALGPLVARFGQGQVSLPGGCSIGARPVDLHISGLEQLGATIKLEEGYVKASVEGRLKGAHIVMDKVSVGATVTIMCAATLAEGTTIIENAAREPEIVDTANFLVTLGAKISGQGTDRITIEGVERLGGGVYRVLPDRIETGTFLVAAAISRGKIICRNAQPDTLDAVLAKLRDAGADIETGDDWISLDMHGKRPKAVNVRTAPHPAFPTDMQAQFTLLNLVAEGTGFITETVFENRFMHVPELSRMGAHAEIESNTVICHGVEKLSGAQVMATDLRASASLVLAGCIAEGTTIVDRIYHIDRGYERIEDKLRALGANIERVKGE, encoded by the coding sequence ATGGATAAATTTCGTGTTCAGGGGCCGACAAAGCTCCAGGGCGAAGTCACAATTTCCGGCGCTAAAAATGCCGCTCTGCCGATCCTGTTTGCCGCCTTACTGGCAGAAGAACCGGTAGAGATTCAAAACGTACCTAAACTGAAAGACGTTGATACGTCGATGAAACTGTTGAGCCAGTTGGGGGCAAAAGTAGAGCGTAACGGCTCTGTGCATATCGATGCACGCGACGTTAACGTATTCTGCGCGCCTTATGAGCTGGTAAAAACCATGCGTGCCTCTATCTGGGCACTGGGGCCGCTAGTGGCACGTTTTGGGCAGGGGCAGGTTTCTCTACCTGGTGGTTGTTCCATTGGTGCGCGTCCGGTGGATTTGCATATTTCCGGGCTTGAGCAGCTAGGCGCCACCATCAAACTGGAAGAAGGGTATGTTAAAGCTTCCGTTGAAGGTCGCCTGAAAGGTGCGCATATCGTGATGGATAAAGTCAGTGTTGGCGCAACGGTTACTATCATGTGTGCGGCAACACTTGCTGAAGGTACGACCATCATTGAAAACGCGGCACGTGAACCAGAAATCGTCGATACGGCAAACTTCCTGGTAACATTGGGTGCGAAGATAAGTGGTCAGGGTACGGACCGTATCACCATCGAAGGTGTGGAACGACTGGGCGGCGGTGTCTACCGTGTACTGCCTGATCGTATTGAAACCGGCACTTTCCTGGTGGCTGCAGCTATCTCTCGTGGCAAAATCATTTGTCGCAATGCTCAACCTGATACTCTGGACGCTGTTCTGGCGAAATTGCGTGACGCCGGAGCTGATATTGAAACTGGTGATGACTGGATTAGCCTGGACATGCATGGCAAACGTCCGAAAGCTGTCAATGTGCGTACCGCGCCACATCCGGCATTCCCGACTGATATGCAGGCACAATTTACTCTGCTGAATCTGGTTGCGGAAGGCACAGGCTTTATCACTGAAACCGTATTTGAAAACCGCTTCATGCACGTTCCAGAACTTAGCCGTATGGGCGCCCACGCTGAGATTGAAAGCAATACGGTGATTTGCCACGGCGTGGAAAAACTCTCTGGAGCACAAGTTATGGCAACCGATCTGCGGGCTTCTGCAAGTCTGGTACTGGCCGGGTGTATTGCGGAAGGAACAACGATCGTTGATCGTATTTACCATATCGATCGTGGTTATGAGCGTATTGAAGATAAGTTGCGTGCTCTTGGGGCTAACATTGAGCGCGTAAAAGGCGAGTAA
- the ibaG gene encoding BolA family iron metabolism protein IbaG, with amino-acid sequence MENNEIQSVLMNALSLQEVHVSGDGSHFQVIAVGELFDGMSRVKKQQTVYGPLMEYIADNRIHAVSIKAYTPAEWARDRKLNGF; translated from the coding sequence ATGGAAAATAATGAAATTCAGAGCGTGCTGATGAACGCACTCTCCCTCCAGGAAGTCCACGTTTCCGGCGATGGTAGCCATTTTCAGGTTATTGCCGTGGGTGAGTTGTTTGACGGCATGAGTCGGGTCAAGAAGCAACAAACTGTGTATGGCCCGTTGATGGAGTACATTGCGGATAACCGTATCCATGCTGTGTCGATCAAAGCCTATACACCAGCTGAGTGGGCACGTGATCGTAAACTGAACGGCTTTTGA
- the mlaB gene encoding lipid asymmetry maintenance protein MlaB, with translation MSESLSWMRMGDTLALAGELDQDVLNPLWEERNEVMQGVTCIDLSKIARVDTGGLALLIHLIDIAKRQGNSVTLRGVNEKVYTLAKLYNLPADVLPY, from the coding sequence ATGAGTGAGTCACTGAGCTGGATGCGGATGGGTGACACCCTGGCATTAGCTGGCGAGTTGGATCAGGACGTACTTAACCCATTGTGGGAAGAGCGAAATGAAGTGATGCAGGGGGTTACCTGCATCGACTTAAGCAAAATCGCGCGCGTCGATACCGGCGGGCTGGCTTTGCTAATCCATCTTATTGATATTGCGAAACGGCAAGGAAATAGCGTGACGCTACGGGGCGTAAACGAAAAAGTTTACACTCTGGCAAAACTCTACAATTTGCCTGCGGATGTCCTTCCGTATTAA
- the mlaC gene encoding phospholipid-binding protein MlaC, with translation MFKRLMMIALLVIAPLSAATAADQTNPYKLMDEAAQKTFDRLKNEQPKIRANPDYLREVVDQELLPYVQIKYAGALVLGQYYKSATPAQRDAFFAAFREYLKQAYGQALAMYHGQTYQIAPEQPLGDKTIVPIRVTIIDPNGRPPVRLDFQWRKNSQTGNWQAYDMIAEGVSMITTKQNEWSSLLRTKGVDGLTAQLKSLSQQKITLEEKK, from the coding sequence ATGTTCAAACGCTTAATGATGATTGCTCTGCTGGTGATTGCTCCGCTGTCTGCGGCAACCGCAGCGGATCAAACAAATCCATATAAATTAATGGATGAGGCGGCGCAAAAAACCTTTGACCGTCTTAAGAATGAGCAGCCTAAAATTCGTGCAAACCCCGATTATCTGCGTGAAGTGGTAGATCAGGAACTTCTACCTTATGTGCAGATCAAATACGCAGGTGCTCTGGTGCTGGGGCAGTACTATAAAAGTGCGACCCCTGCGCAACGCGATGCATTCTTTGCGGCATTTCGTGAATATCTGAAGCAGGCTTATGGTCAGGCGTTGGCTATGTACCACGGTCAGACCTATCAAATTGCCCCGGAACAGCCATTGGGCGATAAAACAATAGTGCCGATCCGTGTGACCATTATTGATCCTAACGGTCGTCCGCCAGTGCGCCTTGATTTCCAGTGGCGTAAAAATTCTCAAACGGGTAACTGGCAGGCTTATGACATGATCGCCGAAGGTGTCAGCATGATCACCACTAAGCAAAATGAGTGGAGCTCCCTGCTGCGTACCAAAGGCGTTGATGGCCTGACAGCACAACTGAAATCACTTTCTCAGCAGAAGATCACGCTGGAAGAGAAAAAATAA
- the mlaD gene encoding outer membrane lipid asymmetry maintenance protein MlaD, producing the protein MQTKKNEIWVGFFLLVALLAALFVCLKAANVTSIRTEPTYTLYATFDNIGGLKVRSPVRIGGVVVGRVSDITLDPQTYLPRVTLDIEQRYNHIPDTSSLSIRTSGLLGEQYLALNVGFEDPELGTSILKDGGTIQDTKSAMVLEDLIGQFLYSGKGEENKNSGDAPAPDEGNNQVNEPAGATK; encoded by the coding sequence ATGCAAACGAAAAAAAATGAAATTTGGGTCGGTTTTTTTCTGCTGGTGGCGTTACTGGCAGCGCTATTTGTCTGCCTGAAAGCAGCCAATGTCACCTCTATACGTACTGAGCCGACTTATACCCTTTATGCGACTTTCGATAACATCGGTGGCCTGAAAGTACGCTCGCCAGTACGTATTGGTGGTGTTGTAGTGGGGCGCGTGTCTGATATCACTCTCGATCCGCAAACCTATTTGCCGCGTGTGACCCTGGACATTGAACAGCGCTATAACCATATACCAGATACCAGTTCTCTTAGTATCCGTACGTCCGGCTTACTTGGTGAGCAATATCTGGCTTTAAACGTCGGTTTTGAAGATCCAGAGTTGGGTACGTCTATCCTGAAAGATGGTGGCACCATTCAGGACACCAAGTCTGCGATGGTACTGGAAGACCTTATTGGTCAGTTCCTGTATAGCGGCAAGGGCGAAGAGAATAAGAATTCTGGCGATGCGCCAGCGCCAGATGAAGGCAATAATCAAGTCAATGAGCCTGCGGGCGCAACGAAATAA
- the mlaE gene encoding lipid asymmetry maintenance ABC transporter permease subunit MlaE, producing MLLNALAAFGRKGITTLRTFGRAGLMLFNAIVGKPEFRKHTPLLIRQIYNVGVLSMLIIIVSGVFIGMVLGLQGYLVLTTYSAETSLGMLVALSLLRELGPVVAALLFAGRAGSALTAEIGLMRATEQLSSMEMMAVDPLRRVISPRFWAGVISLPLLTIIFVAVGIWGGSLVGVSWKGIDAGFFWSAMQNAVDWRLDLVNCLIKSVVFAITVTWIALFNGYDAIPTSAGISRATTRTVVHASLAVLGLDFVLTALMFGN from the coding sequence ATGCTGTTAAATGCACTGGCTGCGTTCGGGCGTAAGGGGATAACAACCCTCAGAACGTTTGGACGCGCCGGGTTAATGTTATTCAATGCGATTGTCGGTAAGCCGGAGTTTCGTAAACATACTCCGCTACTGATACGGCAAATTTATAATGTCGGCGTGCTTTCGATGCTGATCATTATTGTTTCAGGCGTCTTCATCGGTATGGTGCTGGGGCTGCAGGGCTACCTTGTCCTCACCACTTACAGTGCCGAAACCAGCCTCGGCATGTTGGTGGCGCTGTCTCTGCTTCGCGAGCTGGGGCCTGTTGTTGCAGCACTGCTTTTTGCTGGTCGTGCCGGTTCGGCACTTACCGCTGAAATTGGCTTGATGCGTGCCACTGAACAGCTTTCCAGTATGGAAATGATGGCAGTCGATCCGCTCCGGCGGGTGATTTCACCGCGTTTTTGGGCTGGAGTAATCTCCTTGCCATTGCTGACCATTATTTTTGTCGCCGTGGGGATCTGGGGCGGTTCACTGGTTGGCGTCAGCTGGAAGGGGATCGATGCAGGTTTCTTCTGGTCGGCGATGCAAAACGCCGTTGACTGGCGTCTGGATTTAGTTAACTGCCTGATTAAAAGCGTTGTTTTTGCCATCACTGTAACGTGGATCGCGTTATTCAATGGCTATGATGCGATTCCGACTTCTGCCGGGATCAGTCGGGCGACTACACGTACTGTTGTTCACGCATCTCTGGCAGTCCTGGGGCTGGATTTTGTGCTGACTGCACTGATGTTTGGGAATTGA
- the mlaF gene encoding phospholipid ABC transporter ATP-binding protein MlaF has product MGQSVANLVDLRDVSFTRGDRCIFDNISLTVPRGKITAIMGPSGIGKTTLLRLIGGQIAPDQGEILFDGENVPAMSRSRLYTVRKRMSMLFQSGALFTDMNVFDNVAYPLREHTTLPAPLLKSTVMMKLEAVGLRGAAKLMPSELSGGMARRAALARAIALEPDLIMFDEPFVGQDPITMGVLVKLISELNSALGVTCIVVSHDVPEVLSIADHAWIMADKKIVAHGSAKALQENPDPRVRQFLDGIADGPVPFRYPAGDYHSDLLPVTGS; this is encoded by the coding sequence ATGGGTCAGTCTGTGGCGAATTTAGTCGATTTGCGCGACGTCAGCTTCACTCGTGGCGATAGATGCATCTTCGATAACATTTCCCTGACGGTGCCGCGCGGAAAAATCACGGCGATTATGGGACCGTCGGGAATTGGTAAAACAACGCTGTTACGTCTTATTGGTGGGCAAATAGCGCCTGACCAGGGCGAGATCTTATTTGATGGCGAAAATGTTCCGGCAATGTCCCGTTCACGGCTGTATACCGTGCGTAAGCGCATGAGTATGTTATTTCAGTCGGGAGCGCTTTTCACGGACATGAACGTCTTTGATAACGTGGCTTACCCGTTGCGTGAACATACAACGCTACCTGCGCCGTTATTAAAAAGCACCGTAATGATGAAACTGGAAGCAGTTGGATTGCGTGGTGCTGCTAAACTGATGCCTTCTGAGCTTTCAGGGGGAATGGCCCGCCGAGCGGCATTGGCGCGGGCCATTGCGTTGGAGCCGGATCTTATCATGTTTGATGAACCCTTTGTTGGTCAGGATCCGATCACCATGGGTGTGTTGGTGAAGTTAATTTCTGAACTCAATAGCGCCCTGGGTGTCACCTGTATCGTGGTTTCGCATGATGTGCCAGAAGTACTGAGCATTGCTGATCATGCCTGGATCATGGCAGATAAAAAGATCGTTGCTCACGGTAGCGCAAAAGCATTACAGGAAAATCCAGATCCACGCGTGCGTCAGTTCCTGGATGGTATTGCTGACGGTCCTGTTCCGTTCCGTTATCCTGCGGGCGATTATCATTCTGATTTACTACCAGTGACAGGGAGTTGA
- a CDS encoding calcium/sodium antiporter gives MLLATALLIIGLLLVVYGADRLVFAASIICRTLGVPPLIIGMTVVSIGTSLPEIIVSLAASLHGQLDLAVGTALGSNITNILLILGLAALIRPFTVHSDVLRRELPLMLLIAVVAGSVLYDGQLKRSDGIFLLLLAVLWLLFIVKIARLAERQGNDSLTREQLAELPREGGLPVAFLWLGIALIIMPVATRMVVDNATVLANYFAISEMTIGLTVIAIGTSLPELATAIAGVRKGENDIAVGNIIGANIFNIVIVLALPAVITPGEIHPLAWVRDYSVMLVVSIIFALLCWRRPQQIGRSVGVLLTGGFVLWLAMLHWLSPLLVE, from the coding sequence ATGCTTTTAGCTACGGCGCTGTTAATTATTGGTTTACTTCTGGTGGTTTACGGTGCCGACCGTTTAGTGTTTGCTGCCTCAATAATCTGCAGAACATTGGGTGTTCCCCCGCTGATTATTGGTATGACTGTTGTCAGCATCGGTACTTCATTGCCGGAAATTATCGTCTCTCTCGCGGCATCGCTGCATGGTCAACTGGATTTAGCTGTTGGTACTGCTTTGGGTTCAAATATTACCAACATCTTACTCATTTTAGGTCTTGCTGCGCTCATTCGCCCCTTTACCGTCCATTCTGATGTTCTGCGGCGCGAGCTACCATTAATGTTACTCATAGCGGTCGTAGCCGGTTCCGTACTCTATGACGGACAACTAAAACGCAGCGATGGTATCTTTCTTTTACTTCTGGCCGTGCTATGGCTGCTGTTCATTGTTAAAATCGCGCGTCTGGCTGAACGTCAGGGCAACGACAGTCTCACCAGAGAGCAACTGGCTGAATTACCGCGTGAAGGTGGCTTACCGGTCGCATTTTTATGGCTGGGGATTGCGCTGATTATTATGCCTGTCGCCACCAGAATGGTGGTTGATAATGCCACTGTGCTGGCAAACTATTTTGCTATTAGTGAAATGACCATCGGATTAACGGTGATCGCGATTGGTACCAGCCTGCCTGAGCTGGCAACAGCGATCGCAGGTGTGCGCAAAGGTGAAAATGATATTGCCGTAGGAAATATCATCGGCGCAAACATATTTAATATCGTCATCGTACTGGCTCTGCCAGCAGTGATAACCCCCGGCGAAATTCATCCACTGGCCTGGGTTCGTGACTATAGCGTAATGCTGGTAGTCAGCATTATATTCGCGTTACTTTGCTGGCGGCGTCCGCAGCAAATTGGTCGCAGTGTCGGTGTGCTGTTGACCGGTGGTTTTGTTTTGTGGCTGGCGATGCTGCACTGGCTTTCGCCCCTTCTCGTTGAATGA